The Eggerthella guodeyinii sequence AATCCACCCACACGCCCGTAGCCGTGCCCTTGTCGACGAAGTTCTCCAGAACGCGCGTCGTCGTGTCGACCAGCTTCACGAACGGGTATATCGATTCGCCATCGCGGTACGAAGCAAGCGCGAACCGATCGCTCGATTTCCACCCGTCGAATCCCGAGAGCAGACGTTCGTACTCCGAACGCAGCATGACGACGTCCATATCGTCATCCCAAGGAATGAACCCACCGTGCCGCACGGCCCCGAGCAGGCTCCCGTACCCGAGGAAGTAGCGAATATCCTGCTCGCGACATACCCTATCCAGCTCGTCCATCAATTCGAGCTGGATGGCTTTCATGTCATCGATCGTCAGACGCTCCATAGCGAAGCTCACCGCCTTCGCACTCCCTCGCTCGCGCCTCGCGCAACGCTTGCTCCTGCGCAAGCGCAGCAAGCTTGCTGCGCAGTTGCGACAGCTCCACCGTAGAGTTGAACTCTCGGATGACCAAGGCCGCTATCACGTACAAGAAGACGAAATTGGCGGGCGACTCGATGGCGAGCAGATCGGAAAAGAAAAATGCGATCTGGGGAAACAGGGCCAGAAGCACCAGGCTGACGGCAAAGAGGAACCAGAAGGTCGAATCGGCTATCTTGACCTCGGACTTGCGAATCCTGCGCAAGACGAAAGCGAGCGCGCATATCGCGCCGCCGATGAGGGCAACTTTGAACAGGATGGTCATCGCTTCCTCCTGAACCACTGCACAAGCAGGATGGAGATGCTGATGCGCAGCATGTACGAAACCGACTTCGTGAAGCTCAGGTAGCTCTCGCCAGCCGTACGCTCGCGCATCTCCACCTGGACCTCTTCAACCGTGCAACCTCGCCGCATCAAGAAAGAGAGCGTGTCGGGCTCGGGCCCGAAATCGAGCTCATGGGCGAACAGGGGGATCATCGAAGCGTCGAACAGCCGCATACCCGACGTCGGATCCTGAATGCGCTTGCCGGTCGTCAGGAAGATCATCGCCGTGATGAGGGCAGACCCCGCCATGCGAGCGGAAAGCGGTTTCTTTCTCGCGGAGAAGCGCGAGCCCACGACGATGTTGGCGCCGGTGCGATCGGCAGTGGCCACCATTTCCGCTATATAGGCCGCGGAATGCTGCCCGTCGGCGTCGAACTGTATCGCGTAGTCGTATGCGTGCGCGCACGCATACTTCATCCCTGTTTGAAATGCGCCGGCAAGACCAAGGTTGACGGGAAGAGAAATGAAATGATAGCCACGCTCTTCGCAAATGGAGGCCGTCGCGTCCTTTGACCCGTCGTTGATGACCACGTAATCGACTTCGGGAGCATGCCGCTTCAAATCCTCGATCGTCGAGACGATATTCGCTTCTTCATTGTATGCCGGAATAACGGCGATTACCCTCGTTTTGCTGTCCATAGCCCTTCGTTTTCCGCCCAAGCAGGTTTTCCGATAGGCGCAGAGCACCACCGAAAACGTCGATGTTCCATTCTAACGTTGGAGTGACATAAAAGCGAATCAAATCGTATAATGGATGGATTCGGCCAGTTCAATTCAAGGAAGCATGGAAGATACTCATGTCATCACCGTGCATTTGCATATTCTCCGCGCTCTATCCTCCCAGCATGGGCGGCGTGGAAGCGTACACCG is a genomic window containing:
- a CDS encoding DUF2304 domain-containing protein: MTILFKVALIGGAICALAFVLRRIRKSEVKIADSTFWFLFAVSLVLLALFPQIAFFFSDLLAIESPANFVFLYVIAALVIREFNSTVELSQLRSKLAALAQEQALREARARECEGGELRYGASDDR
- a CDS encoding glycosyltransferase family 2 protein, with amino-acid sequence MDSKTRVIAVIPAYNEEANIVSTIEDLKRHAPEVDYVVINDGSKDATASICEERGYHFISLPVNLGLAGAFQTGMKYACAHAYDYAIQFDADGQHSAAYIAEMVATADRTGANIVVGSRFSARKKPLSARMAGSALITAMIFLTTGKRIQDPTSGMRLFDASMIPLFAHELDFGPEPDTLSFLMRRGCTVEEVQVEMRERTAGESYLSFTKSVSYMLRISISILLVQWFRRKR